AGCTGTCAAGACTACAATAACAGCTATAAACGTTTTAATGACAGTTATAACCACTTTAATAATAGCCACGAAGATACAAATGACAAAGTAATAAGCATTGATATTGACTCCAAAACAATGGATAGCGATGAAGATgaaaatgtcaaaattataaatgataataaaactAATATTGAAGATATTAAAATGGACGAGGATAATATACCCAGTACTCCTGTACGTCCAAATCCGCTGGCCACAGATGCGCCGCTTGAAAGTAGAATTCAAATCAgcaaatacaataaaaacaCACCAAAAAgctcatttttatcaagAGAATTGGAATTCAATTCTCTAAGTAAATACTTTTACGGTTCTTCGCTCAGTTTTAGTTGCCTCGAATGGGATATTATGCccattgaaaaattgcCCAGACAGAAAAAACAACGCAAAAGAACCGTCAGAGATAAGTCTAACACTGCTACTATTAGTTTGGATACCATAAGTCATACAAATGAAGAGATtgaaaattgcattttgGTTGATCAACTCATTTCCAAACTCAGGCAACTTACGTTTGATAAACCACTGccattttggcaatttatTTTGGATACTGACGAAATAAATGGCTTCAATAA
The DNA window shown above is from Babesia microti strain RI chromosome III, complete genome and carries:
- a CDS encoding conserved Plasmodium protein, unknown function (overlaps_old_locusTagID:BBM_III03925), which codes for MECSSDDEIYVDIHERVSKLSRGVLTLPENNELLLEALEYDELCLKKLQSQPILSKTCEYGAKLSGIVLDKAFQINAYDTQESLKKIIDSFLYKFPMHSCQDYNNSYKRFNDSYNHFNNSHEDTNDKVISIDIDSKTMDSDEDENVKIINDNKTNIEDIKMDEDNIPSTPVRPNPLATDAPLESRIQISKYNKNTPKSSFLSRELEFNSLSKYFYGSSLSFSCLEWDIMPIEKLPRQKKQRKRTVRDKSNTATISLDTISHTNEEIENCILVDQLISKLRQLTFDKPLPFWQFILDTDEINGFNNTCYNLYALTLIVSKGYASITNIANQLYIQISNGGSDNLKGNSQQILTGWSYDKWKSLRNDWIHPHTSI